AACTAGTAgctttttgatcaaaaaaaaaactagtagcTTTGTTGCTTGCATTGCATCTATACCTCTTTAGTAATAACGTCTTACATTTATAAATGCtgaaaatgataataaaagGGTGATTCAAACCAAAAGTGAAAAACACTCGAGCAATAATCGTTGAGAGagaattgttttttatttggaaCAAGATATCACAAAACTGAGCATGGACCAATAACTTAGTTGAAGTCTGGCTTCTCAGGGTAGGTGCAGCCAGATCTTTGGATCACCACGTTGGACGCGTAGCATCCGGCCTTCACGCACTCCTCAATGGACTTTTCTTTCACCAACTGTGACATGAATCCTCCCACAAATGCATCACCTGCCAGAGAAGTCAACAGAAAAAACGGCAGTTAGTATTTCATCATTATGTGACACAAGAAGCAAATGTTTCGAGCTTGTTCAGATTCTGTCTAGTAAAGTAGGTTTGGTTGGGTTATCAAATGAGTACGTACCTGCACCGTTGGTGTCAACAAGCTTCTCCTTTGGGAGAGGGATCACAGGGTATTTCGTCACCTTTCCATCTTCAGCAACGACCACTGGGTCTGCGCCTTGTGTAATCACGGTGGTCCTCTTGTATGTTCCTGTGGCCTTGGGAAGCTGTGAAATCTTGATGGCTATTTGCTCTACATCTTCTgtctatatattataaaaatgtttcaGTTATTATCTATTTGATACAGAACAGAAGAGCTTGTTGAAATTATTTAGTCGTGTAAGATAAATGGTACCTCCCAGCCATGAACCCTTGAGAAGGTTATTGCCTCTGTCTCGTTGCCAAAAACAAAGTCCATGTACCTGTCCGAGCAATGCATAATGATTTTTAAGTACATTCACGCTAATAAAGTCTGTAACAGATATAATAGATTAAAGATTGCTTACGGCAAGAACTTCTCTTGAGCATCTTTGAAAAATTCACAGATGAATGGTGCAGAGAGGTTCATTGTGAAGATCTGAAAGATGAGTGAACATGTCGAGGATGTCAATACATGCAGGGTCACATGGAACGGAGGACCAAATGTTCTTATACCTTGTTGTTAGCAGCAGCATGCTCAGAAACCAACTGAATGGATTCAGGGGATACAGTGAGGAAGAATCCAGCAATGTAGTAGAACTTGGCCTTCTCAACTACACGAGACATATTTTGAATCATAGATAGATCAGATCattaagtaataaataaaacacaagGGTTGTTAAAAAGGATGAAGAGAGATAGGAAATGAGTATTTACCTAGAGCCCAGTTTTCAGGCTTCTTGAGGTGGTC
This genomic stretch from Raphanus sativus cultivar WK10039 chromosome 3, ASM80110v3, whole genome shotgun sequence harbors:
- the LOC108847771 gene encoding adenosine kinase 2, coding for MAGSKNYDGILLGMGNPLLDISAVVDEDFLTKYDVKLNNAILAEEKHLPMYEEMSSKFNVEYIAGGATQNSIKVAQWMLQIPGATSYMGSIGKDKYGEAMKKDATAAGLNVHYYEDESAPTGTCGVCVVGGERSLIANLSAANCYKVDHLKKPENWALVEKAKFYYIAGFFLTVSPESIQLVSEHAAANNKIFTMNLSAPFICEFFKDAQEKFLPYMDFVFGNETEAITFSRVHGWETEDVEQIAIKISQLPKATGTYKRTTVITQGADPVVVAEDGKVTKYPVIPLPKEKLVDTNGAGDAFVGGFMSQLVKEKSIEECVKAGCYASNVVIQRSGCTYPEKPDFN